The window GAAATGGCCGAAACCGTCTCGCTTGCGCTGCTGCACGTGCTGGAATCACTCTCGGCGGCCGAGCGGGCCGCGTACTTGCTGCGCGTGATGTTCGATTACGACTACAGCGAGATCGCGCGGATTCTCGAGAAGTCGGAACCGACTTGCCGGCAACTGGTCAGCCGAGCCCAAGCGCACGTGCAAGCCGAACGGCCGCGCTTCGAAGCCTCGGCCGACGATGTGCAGCGGATCACCGATCAATTCCTCTCGGCTTGCTCGACGGGCAATCTCGATGGCCTCGTGCAATTGCTGCACGACGACGCCGTGATGCTCAGCGATGGCGGCGGCAAAGCCACAGCGGCCCTGGCGCCGATTCTTGGCGGCGATCGCATCGGCCGGTTCTTCCTCGGCATCTTCCGCAAAATGCCGGCGAACGCACGCGTGGCCCTCTGTCGCGTCAACGGCATGCCCGGCTATGCGATGTATGCCGATGACAAGCTGGCCACGATCATGGCAACCGACATTCGCGACGGCCGAATCCAGCGCATCTTCATGATCCGCAACCCGGATAAGCTCGCCCGGGTCAGCTCAAATGCTCCGGCGTAAACCAGGAAGCTTGGCGAGAATACGCCGACGCTGCGAACTGGGCAAGGAATCTGAAGAACCTTGCAACCCACCCATTAGTGGGTGTTATAAAAGGTTATACGAGAATCGCAGTTATTCGGCGTAACCTATTCAACAATAGATCGTTACATCGCAAATGAAAAGCAATAACCTGTTATAATATAACCCAGGGCTCCGTTGCCTGGAGATGACGAACGGAGCCTGTCGCCGCTGCTTGGCCGGACCAATGGTCTGACCTACGAAGAAAGCTATTCCCACTCAATCGTCGCTGGTGGTTTGCTGCTGATGTCGTAGCACACGCGGTTCACGCCCTTCACCTCGTTGATGATCCGCGTGCTGATGCGGGCCAGCACTTCGTACGGCAGGTGAGTCCAGTCGGCGGTCATGAAGTCATCGGTGTTCACGCAGCGGAGGGCGACCGTGTTTTCGTAGGTGCGGGCATCACCCATCACGCCCACGCTTTGCACC is drawn from Anatilimnocola floriformis and contains these coding sequences:
- the sigJ gene encoding RNA polymerase sigma factor SigJ; protein product: MPELLTDFEEQRDHLSRLAYRILGTRADADDVLQEAFLRWNRTERDDVRSPRAFLSTMVTRLCIDRRREIEARKETYVGPWLPEPIVEFDLGHPEPVEMAETVSLALLHVLESLSAAERAAYLLRVMFDYDYSEIARILEKSEPTCRQLVSRAQAHVQAERPRFEASADDVQRITDQFLSACSTGNLDGLVQLLHDDAVMLSDGGGKATAALAPILGGDRIGRFFLGIFRKMPANARVALCRVNGMPGYAMYADDKLATIMATDIRDGRIQRIFMIRNPDKLARVSSNAPA